One Myxococcus xanthus DNA segment encodes these proteins:
- a CDS encoding sensor histidine kinase, with protein MTSAHLPPTPPPLPTLTPTPGELAHAQRRGGRSALVGLGLVGLVALTSPVLGYVEDVRNAREELLSRLLNQAQVQSEALGVHLGLLEAELARVAGHPALSPEDGASPAELALLESAFYHSSLFSEGVALLTPAGERVWSDPPDMPLGRSPLTLRPWFRRMVEGRQPEIDLLEGEGGPIVVAVPMFQEGRFKGVLLGELRASALPTRPTAQTSLVLMDDQGQILMPVGFNLGAGDITGGLRALANMPGPLTLDDKHMMGAGAWVGKSDLLLVVLEEETATAGLRARFLRQLAFHIALLSSTLIIFILLLRHSYRSLLAAEERLRRQETMAALGTAASLIAHEVKNALNGIQAALSVLRHTPAGSELPVGALRSQVERLSHLARSLLSFGAPRAALRRRCEVHLLVKDALQGVKLLPESEAVALTTSLEESLWVQGDAALLVSAIDNVLRNAVEAGAVAKDTGMQLAPWVSVSLTRDEHDAVLVVEDNAGGVDPRLEPRLWEPFATGRAKGVGLGLPMARASVEAHGGSLNYVRSPLGSRFTLRLPLEVAR; from the coding sequence ATGACTTCCGCCCACCTGCCGCCAACACCACCGCCACTGCCGACGCTGACCCCCACGCCGGGTGAGCTGGCCCACGCGCAGCGGCGCGGGGGGCGCTCCGCGCTCGTCGGTCTGGGGCTGGTGGGGCTGGTGGCGCTGACGAGCCCCGTGCTGGGCTACGTGGAGGACGTGCGCAACGCGCGCGAGGAGCTGCTGAGCCGGCTGCTCAACCAGGCGCAGGTGCAGTCGGAGGCGCTGGGCGTCCACCTGGGGCTGTTGGAGGCGGAGCTGGCCCGCGTGGCCGGGCACCCCGCGCTGTCTCCTGAGGACGGCGCCTCCCCGGCGGAGCTGGCCCTGCTGGAGAGCGCCTTCTACCATTCGTCCCTCTTCTCGGAGGGCGTGGCCCTGCTGACGCCCGCGGGCGAGCGCGTCTGGAGCGACCCTCCGGACATGCCGCTGGGGCGCTCGCCGCTGACGCTGCGGCCCTGGTTCCGCCGGATGGTGGAGGGCCGCCAGCCGGAAATCGACCTGCTGGAAGGGGAGGGGGGGCCCATCGTGGTCGCCGTCCCCATGTTCCAGGAGGGCCGCTTCAAGGGTGTGCTGCTGGGAGAGCTCCGCGCCAGCGCGCTGCCCACGCGGCCCACCGCGCAGACGTCACTGGTGCTGATGGATGACCAGGGTCAGATCCTGATGCCAGTGGGGTTCAATCTGGGCGCCGGGGACATCACGGGGGGGCTGCGCGCGCTGGCGAACATGCCGGGGCCGCTGACGCTGGATGACAAGCACATGATGGGCGCGGGCGCGTGGGTGGGGAAGAGCGACCTGCTGTTGGTCGTCCTGGAGGAGGAGACGGCCACCGCGGGCCTCCGGGCGCGCTTCCTGCGGCAGCTGGCGTTCCACATCGCCCTGCTGAGCAGCACGCTCATCATCTTCATCCTCCTGCTGCGGCACTCCTACCGTTCGCTGCTGGCGGCCGAGGAGCGGCTGCGACGCCAGGAGACCATGGCGGCGCTGGGGACCGCGGCCTCGCTCATCGCGCATGAGGTGAAGAACGCCCTCAACGGCATCCAGGCCGCGCTGTCCGTGCTCCGGCATACCCCCGCGGGCAGCGAGCTGCCCGTGGGCGCGCTGCGCTCGCAGGTGGAGCGCTTGAGCCATCTGGCGCGCTCGCTGCTGTCCTTCGGGGCGCCTCGTGCCGCGCTGCGCCGCCGCTGCGAGGTGCACCTGCTGGTGAAGGACGCGCTCCAGGGCGTGAAGCTGCTGCCGGAGTCAGAGGCCGTGGCACTGACTACGTCCCTGGAGGAGTCCCTGTGGGTCCAGGGGGATGCGGCGCTGCTGGTGTCCGCCATCGACAACGTGTTGCGCAACGCGGTGGAGGCAGGCGCGGTGGCGAAGGACACAGGGATGCAGTTGGCACCGTGGGTCAGCGTGAGTCTGACGCGGGACGAACATGACGCCGTGCTCGTGGTGGAGGACAATGCGGGCGGCGTGGATCCGCGTCTCGAGCCCAGGTTGTGGGAACCTTTCGCCACCGGGCGGGCGAAGGGCGTGGGGCTGGGACTGCCCATGGCGCGTGCCTCCGTGGAGGCCCATGGTGGCAGTCTGAACTATGTCCGGAGTCCGCTGGGAAGCCGCTTCACGCTGCGCCTTCCGTTGGAGGTGGCCCGATGA
- a CDS encoding response regulator: MPHVLIIDDERDLAELIDFNLRGSGLTTHVSHTGEEALVAAREQNPDLVLLDLMLPDMSGIDVCRQLRASPQSRGVLIVMLTAKGEESDRIRGFEVGADDYVVKPFSVRELVLRLKAILRRGAPTAGGTAPLALGPLRLDVASHRFFVEDREVALTALEFRLLEHLLARLGRVQTREQLLEEVWGLSSSLETRTIDTHVMRLRDKLGPARALLETVRGVGYRMLDPAAG; the protein is encoded by the coding sequence ATGCCCCATGTCCTCATCATCGACGACGAACGCGACCTCGCGGAGCTCATTGATTTCAACCTGCGGGGTTCCGGCCTCACCACGCACGTGTCCCACACTGGCGAAGAAGCGCTGGTGGCAGCGCGGGAGCAGAACCCCGACCTCGTGCTGCTGGACCTGATGCTGCCGGACATGTCCGGCATCGATGTCTGCCGGCAGCTGCGGGCCAGCCCCCAGTCCCGGGGCGTCCTCATCGTCATGCTCACCGCCAAGGGCGAGGAGTCCGACCGCATCCGCGGCTTCGAGGTGGGCGCGGACGACTACGTGGTGAAGCCCTTCAGCGTGCGGGAGCTGGTGCTGCGGCTGAAGGCCATCCTCCGCCGCGGCGCGCCCACGGCTGGGGGCACGGCGCCGCTGGCGCTGGGGCCCCTGCGCCTGGACGTGGCGTCCCACCGCTTCTTCGTGGAGGACCGCGAGGTGGCCCTCACCGCGCTGGAGTTCCGGCTCCTGGAGCACCTGCTCGCCCGCCTGGGCCGGGTGCAGACACGTGAGCAGTTGCTGGAAGAGGTGTGGGGCCTGTCATCCTCCCTGGAGACGCGCACCATCGACACCCACGTCATGCGCCTGCGCGACAAGCTGGGCCCGGCGCGCGCGCTGCTGGAGACGGTCCGCGGTGTCGGCTACCGGATGCTGGACCCAGCCGCGGGCTGA
- a CDS encoding phosphate ABC transporter substrate-binding protein: MKSLLKPLLAVFLLALPAVAQAGTVTIKGSDTMVILGQRWAEAFMKKNPNIKVQVTGGGSGVGLAALQNGTTDIAMSSREMKKAEADKLRARYKAPPAQRSVAKDGVTFYVHQGNPVSALTTEQLMKIYVGDITSWKQVGGADAPIVAYSRENSSGTYVFVKDMVLDGEDFAPAIQTLPGTAAVVNAVSKEKNSLGYGGAAYAEGIKELKVKKGNEEIAPSADNIKSGKYPLARDLFFYLRAEPTGDIKAFIDFALSPEGQAIVTQVGYFPVK, translated from the coding sequence ATGAAATCGCTCCTCAAGCCCCTGCTCGCGGTGTTCCTCCTGGCGCTCCCCGCCGTTGCCCAGGCGGGCACCGTGACCATCAAGGGCTCCGACACCATGGTCATCCTCGGCCAGCGCTGGGCCGAGGCGTTCATGAAGAAGAACCCCAACATCAAGGTCCAGGTCACCGGCGGCGGCTCCGGCGTGGGCCTGGCGGCGCTCCAGAACGGCACCACGGACATCGCCATGTCCAGCCGGGAGATGAAGAAGGCGGAGGCCGACAAGCTCCGCGCGCGCTACAAGGCGCCGCCCGCGCAGCGCTCGGTGGCCAAGGACGGCGTCACCTTCTACGTCCACCAGGGCAACCCCGTGAGCGCGCTCACCACCGAGCAGCTGATGAAGATCTACGTGGGCGACATCACCTCCTGGAAGCAGGTGGGCGGCGCGGACGCGCCCATCGTCGCGTACTCCCGGGAGAACTCCTCCGGCACCTACGTCTTCGTGAAGGACATGGTGCTGGACGGCGAGGACTTCGCGCCCGCCATCCAGACACTGCCCGGCACCGCCGCGGTGGTGAACGCGGTCTCCAAGGAGAAGAACAGCCTGGGCTACGGCGGCGCCGCGTACGCAGAGGGCATCAAGGAGCTGAAGGTGAAGAAGGGCAACGAGGAGATCGCCCCCAGCGCGGACAACATCAAGAGCGGCAAGTACCCGCTGGCGCGCGACCTCTTCTTCTACCTGCGCGCCGAGCCGACCGGCGACATCAAGGCCTTCATCGACTTCGCGCTCTCCCCCGAAGGTCAGGCGATCGTCACCCAGGTCGGCTACTTCCCCGTGAAGTAG
- the pstC gene encoding phosphate ABC transporter permease subunit PstC, which translates to MEQGLTRVVAAPRLSAAARKRQLREKAVAGFITLMAFTGIAALILIIVFVAKEALTLFTDADARHEASLAKMFLPQEGRYPFRWQPVSDTPKVSMIPLFVGTLKITLVSMLVAVPMGVFSALFVAEFAPRRLRELLKPIIELLAGIPSVVLGFFALMVLSPVVKDLFHLDRPLNGTLAGLALALAIVPVIFTVSEDALTAVPRSYREASLALGATLWETAWKVVLPAAAPGILAACVLGFGRAIGETMIVLMASGNADIVSWNLGDSARSLSATIAAEMGEVVVGSPHYSLLFFIGVELFIFTFVLNMVASTWTKKVLQRLTGSAS; encoded by the coding sequence ATGGAGCAAGGTCTCACGCGGGTCGTGGCCGCGCCGCGCCTGTCCGCGGCGGCGCGGAAGCGTCAACTGCGGGAGAAGGCCGTCGCGGGCTTCATCACCCTGATGGCGTTCACGGGCATCGCCGCGCTCATCCTCATCATCGTCTTCGTGGCCAAGGAGGCGCTGACGCTCTTCACCGACGCGGACGCCCGCCACGAAGCCAGCCTGGCCAAGATGTTCCTGCCGCAGGAGGGCCGCTACCCGTTCCGGTGGCAGCCCGTGTCGGACACGCCCAAGGTCAGCATGATTCCGCTGTTCGTGGGCACGCTGAAAATCACCCTGGTCTCCATGCTGGTGGCGGTGCCCATGGGCGTCTTCAGCGCGCTCTTCGTCGCGGAGTTCGCCCCGCGCCGCCTGCGCGAGTTGCTCAAGCCCATCATCGAACTGCTGGCCGGCATCCCCTCGGTGGTGCTGGGCTTCTTCGCGCTGATGGTGCTGTCCCCGGTGGTGAAGGACCTGTTCCACCTGGACCGGCCGCTCAACGGCACGCTGGCGGGGCTGGCGCTGGCGCTGGCCATCGTCCCGGTCATCTTCACCGTATCCGAGGACGCGCTCACCGCGGTGCCCCGCAGCTACCGCGAGGCCTCGCTGGCGCTGGGCGCCACGCTCTGGGAGACGGCGTGGAAGGTGGTGCTGCCCGCGGCGGCCCCCGGCATCCTCGCCGCGTGCGTGCTGGGCTTCGGCCGGGCCATTGGCGAGACGATGATTGTCCTCATGGCGTCAGGCAACGCGGACATCGTGTCCTGGAACCTGGGGGACTCGGCGCGCTCGCTGTCGGCCACCATCGCGGCGGAGATGGGTGAAGTGGTGGTGGGCAGCCCGCACTACTCCCTGCTCTTCTTCATCGGCGTGGAGCTGTTCATCTTCACCTTCGTCCTCAACATGGTCGCCTCCACGTGGACGAAGAAGGTCCTCCAGCGGCTGACCGGGAGCGCCTCGTGA
- the pstA gene encoding phosphate ABC transporter permease PstA, giving the protein MKYTTRRAVGLGLTGLTALAAFFIVGMLALILLNIARNGARHLSWTFLTQPPSDGMMGGGIFPAIFGTAALTLLMTLAVMPVGVLTAVYLHEYAPPESRFARWVRVAVVNLAGVPSIVFGLFGLGFFILFVGGNLDRMLGYEEMHWAQPGILWASLTLAVLTLPVVIVSTEEALRAVPLEQRTASLALGATQSQTLARVVLPGALPGILTGAVLAISRGAGEVAPILFTGAAYFLPDLPTHLDSQFMHLGYHTYVMATQSPNVTEASGPLYATVLVLLALTFALNLVAVIIRTRTRRKAASAH; this is encoded by the coding sequence GTGAAGTACACCACGCGCCGGGCGGTGGGGCTGGGCCTCACCGGACTGACGGCCCTCGCGGCCTTCTTCATCGTGGGCATGTTGGCCCTCATCCTGCTGAACATCGCGCGCAACGGCGCCCGTCACCTCTCCTGGACCTTCCTCACCCAGCCCCCCAGCGACGGCATGATGGGCGGCGGCATCTTCCCCGCCATCTTCGGCACCGCCGCGCTCACGCTCCTGATGACGCTGGCGGTGATGCCGGTAGGTGTGCTCACCGCCGTGTACCTCCACGAGTACGCGCCGCCGGAGTCACGCTTCGCCCGCTGGGTGCGCGTGGCGGTGGTCAACCTCGCGGGCGTGCCCTCCATCGTCTTCGGCCTCTTCGGGCTCGGCTTCTTCATCCTCTTCGTCGGCGGCAACCTGGACCGGATGCTGGGCTATGAGGAGATGCACTGGGCCCAGCCGGGCATCCTCTGGGCCTCGCTGACGCTGGCGGTGCTGACGCTGCCGGTGGTCATCGTCTCCACGGAGGAGGCGCTGCGCGCGGTGCCGCTGGAGCAGCGCACCGCCAGCCTGGCACTGGGCGCCACCCAGTCGCAGACGCTGGCGCGGGTGGTGCTGCCCGGCGCCCTGCCCGGCATCCTCACCGGCGCGGTGCTGGCCATCTCCCGCGGCGCGGGCGAAGTCGCCCCCATCCTCTTCACCGGCGCCGCCTACTTCCTGCCGGACCTGCCCACGCACCTGGACTCCCAGTTCATGCACCTGGGCTACCACACGTATGTCATGGCCACCCAGTCACCGAACGTGACGGAGGCCAGTGGTCCGCTGTATGCGACGGTGCTGGTGCTGCTGGCGCTCACCTTCGCCCTCAACCTCGTCGCGGTCATCATCCGGACGCGCACGCGCCGCAAGGCCGCCAGCGCCCACTGA
- the pstB gene encoding phosphate ABC transporter ATP-binding protein PstB, with product MEARELSLRYGPKTAIHKVSLAILDRRVTALIGPSGCGKSTFLRSLNRMNDLISGTTHSGTILLDGTDIHDRGVDVVDLRRRVGMVFQKSNPFPKSIFENVAYGLRVGGMKDKAELATRVEKSLRGAALWDEVKDRLDESALGLSGGQQQRLCIARAMAVEPEVLLMDEPASALDPIATAKIEELIHELKSTYTIAIVTHNMQQAARVSDRTAFFYMGELVECGPTEQIFTNPREKRTEDYVTGKFG from the coding sequence ATGGAAGCGCGGGAGCTCTCCCTTCGCTACGGCCCCAAGACGGCCATCCACAAGGTGTCCCTGGCCATCCTCGACCGGCGGGTGACGGCGCTCATCGGCCCCTCCGGCTGTGGGAAGTCCACCTTCCTGCGCTCCCTCAACCGGATGAACGACCTCATCTCCGGCACCACGCATTCGGGCACCATCCTGCTGGACGGCACGGACATCCATGACCGCGGCGTGGACGTGGTGGACCTGCGCCGGCGCGTGGGCATGGTCTTCCAGAAGTCCAACCCCTTCCCCAAGAGCATCTTCGAGAACGTGGCCTACGGCCTGCGCGTGGGCGGGATGAAGGACAAGGCGGAGCTGGCCACGCGCGTGGAGAAGTCACTGCGCGGCGCCGCGCTCTGGGACGAGGTGAAGGACCGGCTGGACGAAAGCGCCCTGGGCCTGTCCGGCGGCCAGCAGCAGCGCCTGTGCATCGCCCGCGCGATGGCGGTGGAGCCGGAGGTGCTGCTGATGGACGAGCCCGCCAGCGCGTTGGACCCCATCGCCACCGCGAAAATCGAGGAGCTCATCCACGAGCTCAAGTCGACGTACACCATCGCCATCGTCACCCACAACATGCAGCAGGCCGCGCGCGTCAGCGACCGCACCGCTTTCTTCTACATGGGCGAGCTGGTGGAATGCGGCCCCACCGAGCAGATCTTCACCAACCCGCGAGAGAAGCGCACCGAGGACTACGTCACCGGCAAGTTCGGGTGA
- the phoU gene encoding phosphate signaling complex protein PhoU: MPSMHTDKAFEADLRDLREKLLAMGAKVETLIVQSMKALTDRDSALAEKVVAADKDVNRLEVDIDELCRKILALRQPAASDLRLITTALKIVTDLERIGDLAVNIAERSMDLNQAPPLAPYVDTPRLAELAQRQVRMSLDAFVSGDVAKAEEVLRGDDLLDALFLKIFNELLAYMMEDSRNIRRATALMFIAKHLERIGDHALNVAEMVVYMVRGKDIRHPQSRNLAE; encoded by the coding sequence ATGCCGTCGATGCATACGGACAAGGCCTTCGAGGCGGACCTGAGGGATTTGCGGGAGAAGCTGCTCGCCATGGGCGCGAAGGTGGAGACCCTCATCGTCCAGAGCATGAAGGCGCTCACAGACCGCGACAGCGCCCTGGCCGAGAAGGTCGTCGCCGCCGACAAGGACGTCAACCGCCTGGAGGTGGACATCGACGAGCTGTGCCGGAAGATTCTGGCGCTGCGCCAGCCCGCCGCCAGCGACTTGCGCCTCATCACCACGGCGCTGAAGATCGTCACCGACCTGGAGCGCATCGGCGACCTGGCGGTGAACATCGCCGAGCGCTCCATGGACCTGAACCAGGCCCCCCCGCTGGCGCCCTACGTGGACACGCCCCGGCTGGCGGAGCTGGCCCAGCGGCAGGTCCGCATGTCGCTGGACGCCTTCGTCTCCGGCGACGTCGCCAAGGCGGAGGAGGTGCTCCGGGGCGACGACTTGCTGGATGCCCTCTTCCTCAAAATCTTCAACGAGCTCCTCGCCTACATGATGGAGGACTCGCGCAACATCCGCCGCGCCACGGCGCTGATGTTCATCGCGAAGCACCTGGAGCGCATTGGCGACCACGCGCTGAACGTGGCGGAGATGGTCGTCTACATGGTGCGCGGCAAGGACATCCGCCACCCGCAGAGCCGCAACCTGGCGGAGTAG
- a CDS encoding ceramide glucosyltransferase codes for MLLASTVLLLAACLGLFVLTVQFALVLRHRREPSPTAQPGTPRPGISILKPLCGVDDDLEANLAQFAALDYAGAYEVVLGVKDARDPAFAVARAAVARWPHVMRLEVQDGEPGRNPKVNQLITLADRARYDVLVISDSNTRVAPGYLEEIAQAFEDPAVGCVTHPVAGMGERSFGSLLDNLHLGASAAAGMIAAKRLAGQDIVVGKSMALRREDVDALGGFFSVKDVLAEDYVIGQWVTRKLGRRVVMAHTPVFNVSLRKSVLSFFQRYVRWSVIHRTAVSPGTYLAQALLNPTPLALLGAMLAPSSDTAALCLVVALGKVAVDLSTVRALRPQALSWDAVPAVFAKDALLFAAWSYALFSRTVNWRGTRLRVGRGTRLMPVRTAGLTSEPALPQGDRILAG; via the coding sequence ATGTTGCTCGCCTCCACCGTCCTGCTGCTTGCCGCCTGCCTCGGACTGTTCGTTCTCACCGTCCAGTTCGCGCTCGTGCTGCGTCACCGGCGTGAGCCGTCCCCCACCGCGCAACCGGGCACGCCCCGCCCGGGCATCTCCATCCTCAAGCCGCTGTGCGGCGTGGATGACGACCTGGAAGCCAACCTGGCGCAGTTCGCGGCGCTGGACTACGCGGGCGCGTACGAGGTGGTGCTCGGCGTCAAGGATGCCAGGGACCCGGCCTTCGCCGTGGCCCGCGCGGCCGTGGCCCGCTGGCCCCACGTCATGCGCCTGGAAGTCCAGGACGGCGAGCCGGGCCGCAACCCGAAGGTGAACCAGCTCATCACCCTGGCGGACCGGGCGCGCTACGACGTGCTGGTCATCAGCGACAGCAACACGCGGGTGGCGCCGGGATACCTGGAGGAGATTGCCCAGGCCTTCGAGGACCCGGCGGTGGGCTGTGTCACCCACCCGGTGGCGGGCATGGGCGAGCGCTCCTTCGGCTCGCTCCTGGACAACCTGCACCTGGGCGCCAGCGCGGCGGCGGGGATGATTGCCGCCAAGCGGCTGGCGGGCCAGGACATCGTGGTGGGCAAGTCCATGGCGCTGCGCCGCGAGGACGTGGACGCGCTGGGGGGCTTCTTCTCCGTGAAGGATGTACTGGCGGAGGACTACGTCATCGGCCAGTGGGTGACGCGGAAACTGGGCCGGCGCGTGGTGATGGCGCACACGCCCGTGTTCAACGTGTCGCTGCGCAAGAGCGTCCTGTCCTTCTTCCAGCGCTATGTGCGCTGGAGCGTGATTCACCGGACCGCGGTGTCTCCGGGGACGTACCTGGCCCAGGCCCTGCTGAACCCCACGCCGCTGGCCCTGTTGGGCGCGATGCTGGCCCCCTCCTCCGACACCGCGGCGCTCTGCCTGGTGGTGGCCCTGGGCAAGGTCGCGGTAGACCTCTCCACCGTGCGCGCCCTGCGGCCGCAGGCCCTGTCGTGGGACGCGGTGCCCGCCGTCTTCGCCAAGGACGCCCTGCTCTTCGCGGCCTGGAGCTACGCGCTCTTCTCCCGCACTGTGAACTGGCGCGGCACCCGGCTGCGCGTGGGCCGGGGCACCCGGCTGATGCCGGTGCGCACGGCAGGCCTGACGTCCGAGCCCGCGCTGCCCCAGGGCGACCGCATCCTCGCGGGCTGA
- a CDS encoding response regulator: protein MARLATDNGARRVLVVDDDADWREFLRLSLEDLGYETTEASDGQEALETLRRGGRYGVMLLDLNMPGMSGLDVVEHLPRGPHPRIVFLTSAAAQDVGSALLSGPHYYLPKGASRDQLSLLLQSLGE, encoded by the coding sequence TTGGCGCGACTGGCAACGGATAACGGCGCAAGAAGGGTATTGGTCGTCGATGACGACGCGGACTGGAGGGAATTCCTCCGGCTCAGCCTGGAGGACCTTGGCTACGAGACGACCGAGGCCTCGGATGGGCAGGAGGCCCTGGAGACGCTGAGGCGTGGCGGACGCTACGGGGTGATGCTGCTGGACCTCAACATGCCGGGCATGTCCGGGCTGGACGTCGTGGAGCATCTGCCGCGCGGGCCGCATCCCCGCATCGTCTTCCTGACGTCCGCGGCGGCGCAGGATGTAGGCAGTGCCCTGCTCTCAGGGCCACACTACTACCTCCCAAAAGGTGCGAGCCGCGACCAATTGTCACTCCTTTTGCAGTCACTTGGTGAGTGA
- a CDS encoding hemolysin family protein — protein sequence MLVLANGVFAGAELAIISVRRTRLRELIEEGSTSAKAVEALRGNPERFLATVQIGITVIGATAAAFGGASIATRLGDFLTRLGVPEQQADEVALAGVVAFVSYLSLVLGELVPKSLALRAGERYALLIGRPLRGLAWLMQPVVWFLTASSNVVLRLFGDRTNFTEGRLSAEELQQLVEEAAKQGTLDPHAGEIASRAFEMGDVTVGELSVARDEMVALRRHSSPEEIRRVLLEGGHSRMPVYEGTLDNIVGYVIAKDLLGVAWEGNLIILEDVMRPPFFVVETMRAMDALKELQKRRMQLAVVVDERGGVVGLVTVEDLVEELVGDILSESEVPEEYVKREGPNTALVLGTANIRDVNRELSLDLDEDQDYATVAGLCIALSGGAIPEPGTKVQTEGGLVLEVVASSPRRVDTVRFHLPQREEPVEA from the coding sequence TTGCTGGTCCTGGCCAACGGCGTCTTCGCCGGTGCGGAGCTGGCCATCATCTCTGTCCGCCGGACACGGCTGCGGGAACTGATTGAAGAAGGCAGCACCTCCGCTAAAGCGGTGGAGGCCCTGCGCGGCAACCCTGAGCGCTTCCTGGCCACGGTGCAGATTGGCATCACCGTCATCGGCGCCACGGCGGCCGCGTTCGGTGGCGCGAGCATCGCCACGCGTCTGGGTGACTTCCTCACGAGACTGGGAGTGCCCGAGCAGCAAGCGGACGAAGTCGCCCTGGCGGGCGTAGTGGCCTTCGTTTCCTACCTCTCGCTGGTGCTGGGCGAGCTGGTGCCCAAGTCGCTCGCGCTGCGTGCCGGCGAACGCTATGCGCTGCTCATCGGCCGGCCTCTGCGCGGCCTGGCGTGGCTGATGCAACCGGTGGTGTGGTTCCTCACCGCCAGCTCCAACGTGGTGCTGCGCCTGTTCGGCGACCGGACGAACTTCACCGAAGGCCGCCTGTCCGCGGAGGAGCTCCAGCAGTTGGTGGAGGAGGCGGCGAAGCAGGGCACGTTGGATCCGCACGCCGGCGAAATTGCATCACGCGCCTTCGAGATGGGCGACGTGACGGTGGGCGAGCTGTCAGTGGCCCGGGATGAGATGGTGGCCCTGCGGCGGCACTCCAGTCCGGAGGAGATTCGCCGCGTCCTGCTGGAGGGCGGCCACTCACGCATGCCGGTGTACGAGGGCACGCTGGACAACATCGTCGGCTACGTCATCGCCAAGGACCTGCTGGGGGTGGCCTGGGAGGGCAACCTCATCATCCTGGAGGACGTGATGCGTCCGCCCTTCTTCGTCGTGGAGACGATGCGGGCCATGGACGCGCTCAAGGAACTGCAGAAGCGGCGCATGCAGCTGGCGGTGGTGGTGGACGAGCGCGGCGGTGTGGTGGGGCTCGTCACCGTGGAAGACCTCGTGGAGGAGCTGGTGGGCGACATCCTCAGCGAGTCCGAGGTGCCGGAGGAGTACGTCAAGCGCGAGGGGCCGAACACCGCCCTGGTGCTCGGCACCGCGAACATCCGAGACGTCAACCGGGAGCTGTCCCTGGACCTGGACGAGGATCAGGACTACGCCACCGTGGCCGGCCTGTGCATCGCCCTGTCCGGCGGCGCCATCCCCGAGCCGGGCACGAAGGTCCAGACGGAGGGAGGACTCGTGCTGGAGGTCGTCGCATCCTCGCCCCGCCGTGTGGACACCGTGCGCTTCCACCTGCCGCAGCGCGAGGAGCCCGTGGAAGCGTGA
- a CDS encoding fibronectin type III domain-containing protein — translation MNGRIRLVAALCWGVMMGLGCGGFDERPPSQEPQATVPQAPSLVIAVPGDGQVTVTWDVPSDGGSALLDYAVHVHSDAAEVRVVTAPASESRAVITDLTNGTAYAFSVVARNARGNSAASGRSDRVVPHVTPGAVRNLVAVESDQRVTLSWDAADDKGMPLDSYFITPYFGAQEGEMVRVPATELGKTFHPLTNGMAVRFVVVASNGHSRGPEASIEATPYTTPGVPVVTVFPSGQRVRLAWSVEDTGGSPITSYRVTVYLGDEVIRTVDTAATGTLVEELENATTYHFTVEAENAAGWGGVSERIAAMPTRAPSMPLNAMCQGGDGWISFSWEPPEFDYGNPVTEYRINAVVNGNSTDWYTTDLSYHLTDIPNDGRVLYFFISARSAVGFGSSADLTCFTQPARP, via the coding sequence ATGAACGGACGAATCCGACTGGTGGCTGCGCTGTGTTGGGGCGTGATGATGGGACTGGGATGTGGTGGCTTCGATGAGCGGCCGCCCTCGCAGGAGCCCCAGGCGACAGTGCCGCAGGCTCCCTCGTTGGTGATCGCGGTGCCAGGCGACGGCCAGGTCACCGTGACGTGGGATGTCCCTTCGGACGGAGGGAGCGCGCTCCTCGATTATGCGGTGCATGTGCACTCGGACGCTGCGGAGGTCCGCGTGGTGACGGCGCCCGCGTCCGAGTCCCGGGCCGTCATCACGGACCTGACGAATGGAACCGCCTACGCTTTCAGCGTCGTCGCCAGGAATGCCCGTGGCAACAGTGCCGCTTCGGGGCGCTCCGACCGAGTGGTCCCCCATGTGACGCCCGGTGCGGTGCGGAACCTGGTGGCCGTCGAGAGCGACCAACGTGTGACGCTGAGCTGGGATGCCGCGGATGACAAGGGCATGCCGCTGGACAGTTACTTCATCACGCCCTACTTCGGCGCGCAGGAAGGCGAGATGGTGAGGGTGCCCGCGACCGAGTTGGGGAAGACCTTTCACCCGCTGACCAACGGGATGGCGGTGAGATTCGTCGTCGTTGCCTCCAACGGGCATTCACGGGGGCCCGAGGCCTCCATCGAGGCGACGCCCTATACGACGCCCGGCGTGCCTGTCGTCACGGTCTTCCCCAGTGGTCAGCGGGTGCGCTTGGCCTGGAGCGTCGAGGACACGGGCGGCAGCCCCATCACCTCCTACCGGGTGACGGTGTACCTGGGGGACGAGGTGATTCGCACCGTGGATACCGCCGCGACGGGCACGCTCGTGGAAGAACTGGAGAACGCCACGACCTACCATTTCACCGTTGAGGCGGAGAACGCGGCGGGCTGGGGCGGGGTCTCGGAGCGCATCGCCGCCATGCCCACGCGAGCCCCCTCCATGCCGCTCAATGCGATGTGCCAGGGGGGCGACGGATGGATCTCCTTTTCGTGGGAGCCACCGGAGTTCGATTACGGCAACCCCGTGACGGAGTACCGCATCAACGCTGTCGTCAATGGGAACAGCACGGACTGGTACACCACTGACTTGAGCTACCACCTCACGGACATTCCCAACGACGGCAGGGTCCTCTACTTCTTCATCTCCGCGCGGAGTGCCGTCGGGTTCGGGTCGTCCGCCGACCTCACTTGCTTCACCCAGCCCGCGCGTCCATAG